From the genome of Kaistella daneshvariae, one region includes:
- the trpD gene encoding anthranilate phosphoribosyltransferase, whose amino-acid sequence MKQILQYLFNHNTLSKAEAKAILTEIAQNKFNENEVTAFVTVFLMRSITLDEMAGFQEALLRLSVPVDLGTHDLVDIVGTGGDGKDTFNISTLASFVVAGTGQKVAKHGNYGVSTISGSSNVLEELGYEFKTTSEELQSDLEKGNICFLHAPLFHPALSSVAPLRRGLGLRTFFNILGPLVNPAKPKYSMIGVYSLEIARIYQYLLQKKNENFLIVHALDGYDEISLTSDTKFFDKSGEYIFSPEELGFKNIEPETIFGGNSQQEAASIFRNILEGNGTYEQNSVVVANAAMALKNTGKYGNYKECVTLANESLKSGNALKSLTNLIK is encoded by the coding sequence ATGAAACAAATCCTACAATATCTCTTCAACCACAATACCCTTTCAAAAGCGGAAGCCAAAGCAATTCTCACCGAAATTGCGCAAAATAAATTCAATGAAAATGAAGTCACCGCTTTTGTCACCGTTTTCCTCATGCGCAGCATCACGCTTGACGAAATGGCGGGTTTTCAGGAAGCGCTGCTTCGGCTTTCCGTGCCGGTGGATTTGGGAACGCACGATTTAGTCGATATTGTCGGAACCGGTGGCGATGGGAAAGATACTTTTAATATCTCCACGCTTGCGAGTTTTGTAGTGGCGGGAACAGGCCAAAAAGTCGCGAAGCACGGAAATTACGGAGTTTCTACCATTTCCGGCTCTTCGAATGTGCTGGAGGAATTAGGTTACGAGTTCAAAACAACTTCCGAGGAATTGCAAAGCGATTTGGAAAAAGGAAATATCTGTTTTCTGCACGCGCCACTTTTTCATCCGGCACTGAGTTCTGTCGCGCCGTTGAGAAGAGGTTTAGGTTTGCGCACCTTTTTCAATATTTTGGGACCCCTGGTGAATCCCGCAAAGCCGAAATATTCCATGATCGGCGTTTACAGCTTAGAAATTGCGCGTATTTATCAGTATCTGCTTCAGAAAAAAAATGAAAATTTCCTTATTGTGCATGCGCTGGATGGATATGATGAAATTTCTCTGACTTCAGATACCAAATTTTTCGATAAATCTGGTGAATATATTTTTTCTCCCGAAGAGTTGGGTTTCAAAAATATTGAGCCAGAAACTATTTTCGGTGGAAATTCTCAACAGGAAGCTGCTTCTATTTTCCGAAATATTTTGGAAGGTAATGGAACATACGAACAAAATTCAGTGGTGGTTGCCAACGCAGCGATGGCCCTGAAAAATACCGGAAAATACGGCAATTATAAAGAATGTGTGACTTTAGCAAATGAAAGTTTAAAAAGTGGAAATGCCTTAAAATCATTGACCAACCTTATTAAATAA
- a CDS encoding anthranilate synthase component II: MTNINQTTNNFQPSTKILVLDNYDSFTYNLVQMIEQITDADVEVFRNDQISLEDIEKYDKIILSPGPGIPEEAGILLDVIKKYAKTKAILGVCLGQQAIAEAFGGSLINLSEIYHGVATEATKITNHKILHNLPDILEVGRYHSWAVNPEDFPAELEITSVDKNGMIMSLKHKTYDVHAVQYHPESILTPHGKQILENFING, translated from the coding sequence ATGACGAATATAAACCAAACAACAAACAACTTTCAACCATCAACCAAAATCCTCGTTCTCGATAATTACGACAGTTTCACCTACAACCTCGTTCAAATGATTGAACAGATCACTGATGCAGATGTAGAAGTCTTCCGAAATGACCAGATTTCTCTGGAAGACATTGAAAAATATGATAAGATCATTCTTTCGCCCGGACCCGGAATTCCGGAAGAAGCTGGAATTTTACTGGACGTCATTAAAAAGTATGCGAAAACAAAAGCCATTTTAGGTGTTTGCCTCGGCCAGCAGGCGATTGCAGAAGCTTTCGGTGGAAGCTTAATAAATCTTTCCGAAATATATCACGGCGTTGCGACTGAAGCTACAAAAATTACGAATCATAAAATTTTGCACAATTTGCCCGATATTTTAGAAGTGGGCAGATATCATTCCTGGGCGGTAAATCCTGAAGATTTTCCCGCGGAACTCGAAATTACCAGCGTGGATAAAAACGGAATGATTATGAGCTTAAAACACAAAACCTACGATGTACACGCGGTTCAGTATCATCCCGAAAGTATCTTAACGCCTCACGGAAAACAAATTCTGGAAAACTTTATTAATGGTTAA
- a CDS encoding anthranilate synthase component I family protein, whose translation MNFSQKIQLKTTVKSTLSDLFTPIGIYLRLRDQFRDTILLESAGNQNTDNNFSYIAVNAIAGIEIRNYEEAEIKFPLGSAAKINFKTEKLTDLLRNFSNVFECEQPNHDIGKSAQGFFGYTSYDTIPFFENIQFKQLSEENKIPLLRYRLYQYVIAINHHNDEMFLIENKIAGLKSEAATIENLIHQKNAPVFSFEKIGDEESNLSDEEYLFAVETAKKHCFRGDVFQLVLSRRFQQKFIGDEFNVYRALRNINPSPYLFFFDYGDYKLMGSSPESQLIIKDKKAIIHPIAGTFKRTGNVEDDLKAADELRKDAKENAEHTMLVDLARNDLSILGKNTTVSKLKEIQFFSHVIHMVSEVTADVSEDQNPYEMIATTFPQGTLSGAPKYRAMQLIDDYEKTSRSYYGGSIGFVGFDGSCNQAIMIRTFLSKNNTLFYQAGAGVVAKSSAENELQEVNNKLGALKKAIVKAEKLG comes from the coding sequence ATGAATTTCAGCCAAAAAATACAATTGAAAACTACGGTAAAATCAACGCTTAGCGACCTTTTTACGCCAATCGGAATTTACCTTCGACTTCGTGACCAGTTCCGCGATACCATTCTTTTGGAAAGTGCCGGGAACCAAAATACAGACAACAATTTCTCGTATATCGCAGTAAATGCAATTGCCGGAATTGAAATTAGAAATTACGAGGAAGCAGAAATAAAATTTCCGCTTGGAAGTGCGGCAAAAATCAATTTTAAAACCGAAAAATTAACCGATTTACTTCGGAATTTTTCAAACGTTTTCGAGTGTGAACAGCCCAACCATGATATTGGAAAATCAGCGCAGGGATTTTTTGGCTACACTTCTTACGATACTATTCCGTTTTTTGAAAATATACAATTCAAGCAACTTTCCGAGGAAAACAAGATTCCGCTTTTGCGTTACCGCCTTTATCAGTATGTGATTGCAATTAATCACCATAATGATGAAATGTTTTTAATCGAGAATAAAATTGCAGGTTTAAAATCCGAAGCGGCGACCATCGAAAATTTAATTCATCAAAAAAATGCGCCGGTATTTTCATTCGAAAAAATTGGCGATGAAGAATCAAATTTAAGCGACGAAGAATATTTATTTGCCGTTGAAACGGCAAAAAAACACTGTTTCCGGGGCGATGTTTTTCAGTTGGTTTTAAGCCGTAGATTTCAACAGAAATTTATTGGTGATGAATTTAATGTTTATCGTGCTTTACGTAACATCAATCCTTCGCCTTATCTGTTTTTCTTTGATTACGGCGATTATAAACTAATGGGTTCCAGCCCGGAAAGTCAACTTATCATAAAAGATAAAAAAGCGATTATTCACCCAATTGCGGGAACTTTTAAGCGTACAGGAAATGTAGAGGACGACCTAAAAGCCGCCGATGAGTTGCGTAAAGATGCAAAAGAAAACGCCGAACATACCATGCTTGTTGATTTGGCTCGAAATGATTTAAGCATTCTCGGGAAAAATACTACGGTTTCAAAACTAAAAGAAATTCAGTTTTTTTCGCATGTAATTCACATGGTTTCAGAGGTTACCGCGGATGTTTCAGAAGATCAAAATCCTTATGAAATGATTGCCACCACCTTTCCGCAGGGAACTTTAAGCGGCGCACCAAAATACCGAGCGATGCAACTTATAGACGATTATGAAAAAACCTCGCGCAGTTATTATGGGGGTTCCATCGGTTTTGTGGGATTTGACGGAAGCTGCAATCAGGCAATTATGATCCGCACTTTTTTAAGTAAAAATAACACCCTCTTTTATCAGGCTGGCGCTGGCGTAGTTGCTAAATCATCCGCTGAAAACGAACTTCAGGAAGTCAATAATAAATTGGGCGCGCTGAAAAAAGCGATTGTGAAAGCGGAAAAATTGGGGTAA
- the trpC gene encoding indole-3-glycerol phosphate synthase TrpC, with protein MNILEQIVKRKKAEVFQAKNKVSIEELKNSEFFGRETYSLKRSLKERSGIIAEFKRKSPSKGIINDQADVLEVAESYEKFGASGISILTDQDFFGGILADFSKVRKEISIPLLRKDFMIDEYQFYEAKSFGADVVLLIAACLSPTQVDEFTSLAHELGLEVLLEIHTEDELQHYNPNIDLVGINNRNLKDFKVDLQHSVNLKNLLPQGTLSIAESGIYNVEDFKFLKEKGFDGFLMGEYFMKNENPGKAFQEFVEKFNDES; from the coding sequence ATGAATATTTTAGAACAGATTGTAAAACGAAAAAAAGCCGAGGTTTTCCAGGCAAAAAATAAAGTTTCCATTGAAGAGCTTAAAAACTCCGAATTTTTTGGACGCGAAACCTATTCTTTGAAAAGATCACTCAAAGAACGCTCCGGAATTATTGCCGAATTTAAGCGGAAATCTCCAAGCAAAGGAATTATCAATGATCAGGCTGATGTTTTGGAAGTTGCAGAATCTTATGAAAAGTTCGGTGCCAGTGGAATTTCAATTCTCACCGATCAGGATTTTTTCGGCGGTATTTTGGCAGATTTTTCGAAAGTTCGAAAAGAGATTTCAATCCCGCTTTTGCGAAAAGATTTTATGATCGATGAATACCAGTTTTACGAAGCAAAATCTTTTGGTGCCGATGTCGTTTTACTCATCGCGGCTTGCCTTTCACCAACGCAGGTAGACGAATTTACTTCGCTTGCACACGAACTTGGTCTGGAAGTTTTGCTGGAAATCCATACGGAAGATGAATTACAACATTATAATCCAAATATTGATTTGGTCGGAATCAACAACAGAAATCTGAAAGATTTTAAAGTCGATCTACAGCATTCGGTAAACTTAAAAAATCTGCTGCCGCAGGGAACTTTATCGATTGCCGAAAGCGGAATTTACAATGTGGAAGACTTCAAATTTCTGAAAGAAAAAGGTTTCGATGGATTTTTGATGGGCGAATATTTCATGAAGAACGAAAATCCCGGAAAAGCATTTCAAGAATTTGTAGAAAAATTTAATGATGAATCTTAA
- a CDS encoding TolC family protein — protein MKTKYFSLIFFLLFLRFFSQTPISLEGAFEKAFQNNLNIKSGQLKVDYQLKIQNSAVAIDPLNINAEIGQINSAYVDNAFSVSQTLRLPKFYKAQKQVLTEQWKNAELGLEIQKWQLKREIALVYNNLNYLEEKEKLLRKADSIYSNYYKRSELRLKAGESNILEKTTAEAYRSQAEIELQNLLKKREILLQQFNYLINDGETFQNEKGSFFLLNLDFEENFSGNPFVLSQLEHQKNMENARLEAEKAKLLPSFNVGINSTTMKGTGSDDKYYNATHRFQSGLVGVALPVFNSAQKSLIEGQKINQKIAENNYELAVRAFKNTYAKSYGEYQKLKSEIDYYKTKGLKNAETILFTANLLSNEGEINYIEYTILINQALDIQNKYTEAQNALNEKIIELNSLKNN, from the coding sequence ATGAAAACGAAATACTTTAGCCTGATTTTTTTCCTCCTGTTTTTGAGGTTTTTTTCCCAAACGCCGATTTCTTTGGAAGGCGCTTTTGAGAAAGCTTTTCAGAATAATCTGAATATAAAATCAGGCCAGCTGAAGGTTGACTACCAGCTGAAAATACAGAACTCTGCTGTGGCGATCGATCCTCTGAACATTAATGCAGAAATCGGTCAAATTAATTCCGCTTATGTGGACAATGCTTTTTCTGTGAGCCAAACCTTGCGTCTGCCGAAATTTTATAAAGCCCAGAAACAGGTTTTGACGGAGCAGTGGAAAAATGCAGAACTAGGTTTGGAAATTCAAAAATGGCAGCTGAAAAGGGAAATTGCTTTGGTTTATAATAATCTAAATTATCTTGAGGAAAAAGAGAAACTGCTGAGAAAAGCGGACAGCATTTATTCCAATTATTACAAGCGGTCGGAACTTCGCCTGAAAGCCGGCGAAAGCAATATTTTGGAAAAAACCACCGCAGAAGCGTACCGAAGCCAGGCGGAAATTGAGTTGCAGAATTTGCTGAAGAAACGCGAAATCTTACTTCAGCAATTTAATTATCTCATCAATGATGGTGAAACATTTCAAAATGAAAAAGGCAGCTTCTTTCTTTTGAATTTGGATTTTGAGGAAAATTTTAGTGGAAATCCTTTTGTTTTGTCTCAACTTGAACATCAGAAAAATATGGAAAATGCCAGATTAGAAGCCGAAAAAGCGAAACTTTTGCCGAGTTTCAATGTTGGTATTAATTCTACTACCATGAAAGGCACAGGCTCGGACGATAAGTATTATAATGCAACGCACCGTTTCCAGAGCGGTTTGGTGGGTGTGGCGCTGCCGGTTTTCAATTCTGCACAAAAATCATTGATTGAGGGCCAGAAAATCAACCAGAAGATTGCGGAAAATAACTACGAACTCGCGGTTCGTGCTTTTAAAAACACCTACGCGAAAAGCTACGGCGAATACCAAAAGCTGAAATCAGAAATTGATTACTACAAAACCAAAGGCTTGAAAAACGCTGAAACCATTCTGTTTACGGCTAATCTTTTGTCCAACGAAGGTGAAATCAATTATATAGAATATACCATTTTGATTAACCAGGCGCTGGACATTCAAAATAAATACACCGAAGCGCAAAATGCTTTGAATGAGAAAATTATAGAACTCAACAGTTTAAAGAACAATTGA
- a CDS encoding efflux RND transporter periplasmic adaptor subunit, translating to MKKLILIMLFGVGLFSCSQKEETAKKETYVVSGNQITLSDLQKKTAGVETSSLNNEFIANKILFSGQIEVPPTAMSGVSSSTGGIIKSARFVPGNYVTRGQTLAVIENPDLARLQQEYLQAKSNLGYAQKDYNRQKYLNKYQASSDKVTQKAANEAQSHGAAVRGIESQLRSYGISPESVTMGNIRKSVAVVAPISGYISNVNATVGQYVSPAEILFEITNNAKTQLALKIFEKDLNKISVGQKVYAFTNQNPEKKYAALVKLIGKDFGPDRSVMIYCDLLDKNERLIPGTFMNAEVEVNSEQGFVVPDDAIVTWEGKQYIFEEIKPKTYKMFPISIGNSENGFTELVNFDAKSGNKKFVTKGAYHLLMALKNVEE from the coding sequence ATGAAAAAATTAATATTGATAATGCTCTTCGGGGTAGGCTTATTTTCCTGCTCTCAAAAAGAAGAAACGGCGAAGAAGGAAACCTATGTGGTTTCCGGCAACCAGATCACGCTGAGCGACTTGCAAAAAAAGACCGCGGGCGTTGAAACTTCGTCGCTTAACAACGAATTTATTGCCAATAAAATTCTGTTCAGCGGGCAAATCGAGGTACCGCCAACAGCGATGTCGGGAGTATCTTCGTCAACTGGAGGAATTATAAAAAGTGCCCGTTTTGTGCCGGGAAATTACGTTACGCGCGGACAAACTTTAGCGGTAATAGAAAATCCTGATTTGGCAAGACTTCAGCAGGAATATCTTCAGGCAAAATCGAATTTGGGGTATGCCCAAAAAGATTATAACCGCCAGAAATATCTGAATAAATATCAGGCAAGTTCGGATAAAGTGACTCAAAAAGCAGCCAATGAAGCGCAGTCCCATGGTGCTGCGGTCCGCGGAATTGAGTCTCAACTGCGCTCCTACGGAATCAGTCCCGAAAGCGTGACGATGGGAAATATCAGAAAATCTGTAGCAGTGGTCGCGCCGATTTCCGGTTATATTTCCAATGTTAACGCAACGGTGGGCCAATATGTTTCACCGGCTGAAATTTTGTTTGAAATTACGAATAATGCAAAAACGCAACTTGCACTAAAAATCTTTGAAAAAGATTTAAATAAAATTTCTGTCGGGCAAAAAGTTTATGCTTTTACCAATCAGAATCCGGAAAAAAAATATGCTGCACTGGTAAAACTAATAGGAAAAGATTTTGGGCCGGACCGCAGTGTGATGATTTACTGCGATTTGCTGGATAAAAATGAGCGCCTAATTCCTGGCACTTTTATGAATGCTGAGGTGGAGGTAAATTCGGAACAGGGCTTTGTAGTTCCGGATGACGCGATTGTAACGTGGGAAGGAAAACAGTATATTTTTGAGGAAATAAAGCCAAAAACCTACAAAATGTTTCCTATATCCATTGGAAATTCGGAAAACGGCTTTACCGAACTGGTAAATTTTGATGCTAAAAGCGGGAATAAAAAGTTCGTTACCAAAGGTGCTTACCATTTGCTGATGGCGCTGAAAAATGTTGAAGAGTAA
- a CDS encoding phosphoribosylanthranilate isomerase produces MNLKVCGLMNTNQIQELISMNVDFLGFIFYEKSPRYVLNHLSLKEIAEILHYKKVGVFVNESIRGIAEIASEAQLDVIQLHGNEDDNFIFQLRQIIGENIEIIKVIRIGNKTYEELQKTINHQPSTINYLLFDTDSSVFGGTGKAFDWQILNDLEITKPYFLSGGISLENISQLSTVNCQPFALDINSKFEIEPGLKDLEKIKQLYEKL; encoded by the coding sequence ATGAATCTTAAAGTTTGCGGCTTAATGAACACCAATCAAATTCAGGAATTAATTTCCATGAATGTTGACTTTTTGGGCTTTATCTTCTACGAAAAATCACCACGGTATGTTTTAAATCATTTGAGTCTTAAAGAAATTGCAGAAATTCTACATTATAAAAAAGTTGGTGTTTTTGTAAATGAAAGCATTCGAGGAATTGCTGAAATTGCTTCGGAAGCTCAGCTTGATGTGATTCAATTGCACGGGAATGAGGATGATAATTTTATCTTTCAATTAAGGCAAATTATTGGCGAAAATATTGAAATTATTAAAGTCATTAGAATTGGAAATAAGACTTATGAAGAATTGCAAAAAACCATCAATCATCAACCATCAACCATCAACTATTTATTATTCGACACCGATTCCAGCGTGTTTGGCGGCACCGGGAAAGCCTTTGACTGGCAAATTTTAAACGATTTAGAAATCACAAAACCTTACTTTTTAAGCGGCGGAATTTCGTTGGAAAACATCAGTCAACTATCAACTGTCAACTGTCAACCTTTTGCCCTGGACATCAATTCTAAATTTGAAATTGAACCCGGTTTAAAAGATCTTGAAAAAATAAAACAACTATATGAAAAATTATAA
- a CDS encoding efflux RND transporter permease subunit, whose product MLNKIINFSIKNKLIIILMTLGWIVYGIVELRKLPIDAVPDITDNQVQLITSSPSLGAPDIERFITFPLEQAMNNIQGIKQMRSFSRFGLSVVTIVFEEDVDLYLARQQVSERLQNVSKDIPLSLGVPEMAPISTGLGEIYQYVIRPKTGYEHRFSAMELRTIQDWIVRRQLLGTDGVADVASFGGNLKQYEVAVNPAQLKSMGVTMQEVFTALENNNQNTGGAYIEKGPMILYIRTEGLMGKIHDIEKTVVKNLPDGTPILIENLAKVQYGSAIRYGAMTYNGKSEVAGAVVMMMKGANSNKVIENVKLRIEEIKKTLPEGVVIEPFLDRTKMVNNAINTVSKNLIEGALIVIFVLVVFLGNLRAGLIVSSVIPLSMLFAFIMMNMFGVSGNLMSLGALDFGLIVDGAVIIVEAILHRLHGPTLQDKSFLTSEEMDKTVQSSAGKMMNSAVFGQIIILMVYLPILTLEGVEGKMFKPMAQTVIFALLGAFILSLTYVPMMSALFLSKKISHEKNYADRMMQKLEGIYDKMLKKVLKYQNPLFFGVLGLFVISLFIMTRLGGEFIPTLPEGDFAVDTRVLPGSNLKTSTDAVLKSQQILLKKFPEIEKVVGKTGSSEIPTDPMPIDASDMMIILKPRKEWTSAKSYDELSEKMSAELKKYLIGVTYSFQYPVNMRFNELMTGARQDVVCKIFGENLDSLKIYADKLGEISKKIVGAENIYVESVSGLPQIVIEYNRAALSQYGLRIGDVNIMVNTAFAGQSAGSVFEEEKKFDLVVRLDGELRKNLEDVKNLLIPTPNGVEIPLSAVAQVDLKESVNQIQREEAHRRIIVGFNVKNRDIQSTVTDLQKAVDKELKLPVGYTIKYGGTFENLQQAQKRLGIAVPVSLALILLLLYFAFSSVKYGLIIFTTIPLSAIGGILSLWLRGMNFSISAGVGFIALFGVAVLNGIVLIAEFNRQKEINPDLNEVVRIGGKMRLRPVLMTALVASLGFLPMALSQGEGAEVQRPLATVVIGGLVLATFLTLFILPTVYIWFEKNFPQRKKTLTTDE is encoded by the coding sequence ATGCTTAATAAAATCATTAATTTTTCCATAAAGAATAAGCTGATTATCATTCTGATGACGCTCGGCTGGATTGTTTATGGAATTGTAGAACTCCGGAAACTGCCGATCGACGCGGTTCCGGATATCACAGATAATCAGGTGCAACTGATTACTTCATCTCCCAGTTTAGGCGCGCCGGACATCGAAAGGTTTATCACTTTCCCGCTGGAACAGGCGATGAACAACATTCAGGGAATTAAACAGATGCGCAGTTTTTCGCGATTCGGACTTTCTGTGGTGACCATCGTTTTCGAGGAAGATGTAGATCTTTATCTCGCGCGGCAGCAGGTTTCCGAAAGGCTGCAAAATGTTTCGAAAGACATTCCGCTAAGTCTTGGCGTACCGGAAATGGCTCCGATTTCAACAGGTTTGGGTGAAATTTACCAATACGTCATCCGCCCAAAAACCGGTTACGAACACCGATTTTCCGCGATGGAACTGCGGACCATTCAGGACTGGATTGTGCGACGGCAACTTCTGGGAACCGATGGCGTGGCTGATGTCGCTAGTTTTGGGGGAAATCTGAAACAGTACGAAGTGGCGGTTAATCCCGCGCAGCTGAAATCCATGGGCGTGACGATGCAGGAAGTTTTCACAGCGCTCGAAAATAACAATCAAAATACCGGCGGAGCGTATATCGAAAAAGGTCCGATGATTCTTTACATCCGCACTGAAGGATTGATGGGAAAGATCCATGACATTGAAAAAACTGTCGTTAAAAATCTGCCCGATGGCACGCCCATTTTAATTGAAAATCTGGCGAAAGTGCAATACGGAAGCGCGATCCGCTACGGTGCCATGACCTATAACGGAAAAAGCGAAGTCGCCGGAGCCGTAGTAATGATGATGAAAGGCGCCAACTCCAATAAAGTCATCGAAAATGTAAAGCTCCGCATCGAAGAAATTAAAAAAACACTGCCGGAAGGCGTGGTAATTGAACCGTTTCTGGACCGTACGAAAATGGTCAACAATGCGATCAACACCGTTTCCAAAAACCTGATCGAAGGTGCTTTGATCGTTATATTTGTGTTGGTGGTTTTTCTTGGAAATCTTCGCGCGGGGCTCATCGTTTCTTCGGTTATTCCGCTTTCCATGCTTTTTGCGTTTATCATGATGAATATGTTCGGCGTTTCCGGGAATCTGATGAGTCTGGGCGCGCTGGATTTCGGGTTGATTGTCGACGGTGCGGTGATTATTGTGGAAGCCATTCTGCACCGCCTGCACGGCCCAACTTTGCAGGATAAATCTTTCCTGACCAGCGAAGAAATGGACAAAACCGTACAAAGTTCCGCCGGAAAAATGATGAATTCCGCGGTTTTCGGGCAGATTATTATTCTGATGGTTTATCTGCCGATTCTGACTTTGGAAGGTGTGGAAGGAAAAATGTTTAAACCGATGGCGCAAACCGTAATATTTGCGCTTTTGGGTGCTTTCATTCTTTCGCTAACTTATGTTCCGATGATGAGCGCGCTTTTTCTATCGAAGAAAATTTCGCACGAAAAAAATTATGCAGACCGCATGATGCAAAAGCTGGAAGGTATTTACGACAAAATGCTGAAAAAAGTATTGAAATACCAAAATCCATTGTTTTTCGGTGTTTTAGGTCTTTTTGTTATCTCGCTTTTCATAATGACGAGATTGGGTGGTGAATTTATACCGACGCTTCCCGAAGGCGATTTTGCTGTGGACACGCGCGTTTTGCCCGGCAGTAATCTGAAAACTTCCACCGATGCAGTCTTAAAAAGCCAACAAATCTTGCTGAAAAAGTTCCCGGAAATTGAAAAAGTCGTGGGGAAAACCGGAAGCAGTGAAATTCCGACGGACCCAATGCCGATTGATGCCAGCGACATGATGATTATTTTGAAGCCGCGGAAGGAATGGACTTCCGCAAAGTCTTACGATGAACTTTCAGAAAAAATGTCCGCAGAGCTGAAAAAATATCTCATCGGCGTTACGTATTCTTTTCAGTATCCAGTTAACATGAGATTTAACGAGCTGATGACCGGCGCGCGCCAGGATGTGGTGTGTAAAATTTTTGGTGAAAACCTGGATTCCCTGAAAATTTACGCCGATAAACTGGGAGAAATTTCAAAAAAAATTGTAGGCGCGGAAAATATCTATGTGGAATCTGTCTCCGGGCTGCCACAGATTGTTATCGAATACAATCGCGCTGCGCTTTCACAGTACGGGCTCCGCATCGGGGACGTGAATATAATGGTGAACACCGCTTTTGCCGGGCAAAGCGCAGGTTCCGTGTTCGAGGAAGAGAAAAAATTTGATCTGGTGGTAAGGCTGGATGGCGAACTCCGAAAAAACCTTGAAGATGTTAAAAACCTTTTAATCCCAACTCCAAATGGTGTGGAAATTCCTTTGAGCGCCGTCGCGCAGGTGGATTTAAAGGAAAGTGTGAACCAGATTCAGCGCGAGGAAGCGCACCGCCGGATTATCGTGGGTTTCAATGTTAAAAACCGTGATATTCAGTCCACGGTAACGGATTTGCAAAAAGCTGTGGATAAAGAGTTGAAACTTCCGGTAGGGTATACCATCAAGTATGGCGGAACTTTCGAAAATCTTCAGCAGGCCCAAAAACGTTTGGGAATCGCTGTTCCGGTGAGTTTAGCTTTAATACTTCTACTGCTTTATTTCGCTTTCAGTTCGGTGAAATACGGCTTGATTATTTTCACAACGATTCCACTTTCAGCCATTGGCGGAATTTTATCGCTTTGGCTGCGCGGGATGAATTTCAGTATTTCTGCAGGGGTAGGCTTCATCGCGCTTTTCGGTGTTGCAGTGCTGAACGGAATTGTTTTGATTGCGGAGTTTAACCGCCAGAAAGAGATCAATCCCGATTTAAATGAAGTCGTAAGAATTGGTGGTAAAATGCGCCTGCGCCCGGTTTTAATGACCGCTTTGGTCGCGTCTCTCGGTTTTTTGCCAATGGCGCTCAGCCAGGGAGAAGGCGCAGAAGTGCAGAGACCGCTCGCTACGGTGGTAATCGGCGGATTAGTTCTGGCTACTTTTCTCACGCTTTTCATTTTGCCAACCGTTTATATTTGGTTTGAAAAGAATTTTCCACAACGAAAAAAAACGCTTACTACCGATGAATAA
- a CDS encoding four helix bundle protein translates to MEYINLNVWTESRKLTNLIYELTKDYPTAEIFGLTSQMRRSAVSVTSNIAEGCGRDSSKETIHFLFIARGSLYELETQLYISFDQNYLNEEQLTINLNQVIICKKLLN, encoded by the coding sequence ATGGAATATATAAATCTTAACGTTTGGACCGAATCGAGAAAACTTACAAACCTCATTTATGAACTTACTAAAGATTATCCGACAGCGGAAATATTTGGCCTTACAAGTCAAATGAGAAGAAGTGCGGTTTCTGTTACGTCAAATATCGCAGAAGGTTGTGGCAGAGATTCATCAAAAGAGACCATTCACTTTTTATTTATAGCAAGAGGATCGCTCTACGAGTTAGAAACGCAGTTGTATATTTCATTCGACCAAAATTATTTAAATGAAGAACAACTTACAATCAACTTAAACCAGGTAATAATTTGTAAAAAATTGTTGAACTGA